From Granulicella sp. WH15, the proteins below share one genomic window:
- a CDS encoding DUF6519 domain-containing protein: MAGDISRFSFQAAKANTGVRMQQGRVMLDADWNEQLDIQAYRERMLATDLLGSAVPSVVPGFAISTDGTALIVNHGRMYVEGILCENTTPCTVFPPAPPSTGSGSPTEPPNPGMSLVPLNPGLLGRTFSERVDLALKAKLTLAPVVSVSTSTAADDDDGTPAPSLFDTPVTSSAGLSVQPFLPSLPAVLQTGQYAVYLDVWERDITALEDPSIREVALGGPDTTTRTRVVWQVKLGLYDGPQGCPSNLYSEGILNPSASWLSARAAAADPTSNPCQISATAGYRSLENQLYRVEIHTPGQTGQASFKWSRDNASIVVGWEGGDGSLSVTSLGRDNTLGFAAGQWVELTDDSHEIAQKNGTLVQLSSAELVGQVPTLTIDTSTAAPGSDLTFAKFPSNPKVRRWDQSSASSTNLVSGAIPIVEETWIDLENGVQVYFGKGGSYQTGDFWLMPARTATTASQPTVIWPVDTNNAPVAQVPQGIRHHVASLAVVNFDGTNWSVLSDCRRVFAPISTVPAAVVSSVNTLDPQYKQVVSGSVLEPVDLFTGLHVAFRNIIDASRLNVSTFAVSLDLPASDELFAESVQFGQQVPAAIAVKALGNYSVVKQSGTTWSPFASTSRYFLTRLAQFGAVTLAQGRAQLQLRIRTAAILQGVQNDTGFGLNEEIVFTLSAWVKPYMDPTVFAGPVMSRYQVFGPDASGDYVAVGFMASSVFNQMMQLPAADVSGKIYEQPVLMATGKSVYAYVPTDLERKGNFSQFAVQLLDPATGGVIPGNVIPASEWPVAGQRDGIFAWRFRGNAPPPSPYAAYYGYGGGVVGGELI; the protein is encoded by the coding sequence ATGGCAGGCGATATCTCTCGTTTCTCCTTTCAAGCAGCCAAGGCGAACACCGGCGTACGGATGCAGCAGGGCCGCGTCATGCTGGACGCGGACTGGAATGAGCAGCTCGATATACAGGCATACCGTGAGCGGATGCTGGCGACGGATCTGCTGGGATCGGCGGTTCCGAGTGTGGTTCCGGGCTTCGCTATTTCGACGGACGGAACGGCGCTGATCGTCAATCACGGACGGATGTATGTGGAAGGCATCCTGTGTGAGAACACGACGCCATGCACGGTATTTCCTCCTGCGCCGCCCTCGACTGGCTCCGGATCTCCGACTGAACCGCCCAATCCGGGGATGAGTCTTGTTCCCCTCAACCCAGGGCTGCTGGGCCGCACCTTCAGTGAGCGGGTGGACCTGGCTTTGAAGGCGAAGCTGACGCTGGCTCCAGTCGTGTCTGTTTCTACTTCCACTGCTGCCGATGATGATGATGGGACTCCAGCGCCGAGCCTCTTCGATACTCCAGTGACGAGCAGCGCGGGGCTGTCTGTTCAGCCGTTTCTGCCTAGCCTTCCTGCTGTGTTGCAGACTGGCCAGTACGCGGTCTATCTCGACGTGTGGGAGCGCGACATTACCGCGCTGGAAGACCCGTCGATCCGAGAGGTCGCGCTGGGCGGCCCTGACACCACGACGCGGACGCGGGTGGTCTGGCAGGTGAAGCTGGGCCTGTACGATGGACCTCAGGGGTGCCCGTCGAACCTGTATAGCGAAGGCATTCTCAACCCGAGCGCAAGCTGGTTGAGCGCGCGCGCGGCTGCGGCCGATCCGACGAGCAATCCCTGCCAGATCTCCGCGACGGCGGGCTATCGCAGCCTCGAGAACCAGCTCTATCGCGTGGAGATTCATACGCCGGGACAGACGGGGCAGGCAAGTTTCAAGTGGTCGCGCGACAATGCCTCCATCGTGGTGGGATGGGAGGGAGGCGATGGCAGCTTGTCTGTCACCTCGCTGGGGCGAGACAACACGCTCGGCTTTGCGGCGGGGCAGTGGGTGGAGCTTACGGATGACTCGCACGAGATCGCCCAGAAGAATGGGACGCTGGTGCAGTTGAGCAGCGCGGAGCTGGTGGGACAGGTGCCGACCCTCACCATCGATACCTCGACCGCAGCACCCGGTTCGGACCTCACATTCGCGAAGTTTCCGTCGAACCCGAAGGTGCGGCGGTGGGACCAAAGCTCCGCTTCGTCGACGAACCTGGTGAGTGGCGCGATCCCCATTGTCGAAGAGACCTGGATAGACCTGGAAAACGGTGTGCAGGTGTACTTCGGCAAAGGCGGCTCCTACCAGACTGGAGATTTCTGGCTGATGCCCGCGCGCACGGCAACCACGGCAAGCCAGCCCACGGTGATCTGGCCGGTGGACACAAATAACGCGCCGGTGGCTCAGGTGCCGCAGGGGATTCGCCACCACGTTGCGTCGCTCGCGGTGGTGAACTTCGATGGAACGAACTGGTCCGTGTTGAGCGATTGCCGCAGAGTCTTTGCACCCATCTCCACGGTGCCGGCAGCCGTTGTTTCTTCGGTGAATACGCTGGACCCGCAGTATAAACAGGTCGTTTCGGGATCGGTGTTGGAGCCGGTCGACCTGTTCACGGGGTTGCATGTGGCCTTCAGGAACATCATCGACGCTTCCAGGCTGAATGTGAGTACGTTTGCGGTGAGCCTGGATCTTCCGGCAAGCGATGAGCTCTTTGCCGAGTCAGTCCAGTTTGGGCAACAGGTGCCCGCGGCAATCGCAGTGAAGGCGCTGGGCAACTATAGCGTCGTGAAGCAGAGCGGCACCACGTGGTCTCCGTTTGCATCTACAAGCAGGTACTTCCTCACGCGCCTCGCTCAGTTCGGAGCGGTCACGCTGGCGCAGGGACGGGCGCAGTTGCAACTGAGAATTCGTACTGCGGCCATTCTGCAGGGGGTGCAGAACGACACAGGGTTTGGCTTGAACGAGGAGATCGTCTTCACGCTGTCGGCCTGGGTGAAGCCGTATATGGATCCGACGGTTTTCGCAGGTCCGGTGATGAGCCGCTATCAGGTCTTCGGTCCGGATGCCTCCGGCGATTACGTTGCGGTGGGCTTTATGGCATCTTCTGTCTTCAATCAGATGATGCAGTTGCCCGCTGCGGATGTGAGCGGCAAGATCTACGAGCAGCCGGTGTTGATGGCGACAGGGAAGAGCGTGTACGCCTATGTGCCGACCGATCTGGAGCGCAAGGGAAACTTCTCGCAGTTTGCGGTGCAGCTACTGGATCCGGCCACAGGCGGGGTCATCCCCGGCAATGTGATTCCAGCCAGCGAGTGGCCGGTTGCGGGGCAGCGCGACGGCATCTTTGCCTGGCGCTTCCGCGGTAACGCGCCTCCACCTTCGCCCTATGCGGCGTACTACGGCTATGGCGGCGGAGTGGTAG
- a CDS encoding putative baseplate assembly protein codes for MSCANGGCTCGCCTGLGPVAAVTNRPGLPALSYRIGTYTDFFARMSAQIASPSLLASPPESGGWPIARLSTRSTDDPAIALLDAWAVVLDVLSFYQERIANEGFLRTATERRSVLELAREIGYELDPGVAASTYLSFLIEDVIGTPPPVSIPQTPRTPSAPTQGGATYNLGTVQLDAGTQVQSVPPQNQLPQTFETSSPLAARTAWNLVLPRMTRFADYALTATGTLVMIDLRVNFAPGTPVVQLDGTSCYLLNESTPMLPAGTQVNAVGVDHVYVDGVSTGLSLGDLLMLVGVNGSGQVVAGFQHVFQLTADVVAGRTRIDFDSAPAADPGFALKSFPTNAVPGTPLPLTQANVDKYILLASITESDLQALIGISGWDPTQLATMVNSAPETGVAGAMGIYSFGSEASFFGNNAPLWKSLPKPDYQRSDPYPSSWDDLHGGAGPLITQTSQGSLYGNGLAYLERSMTVTPGSLGVLEDNSGDLAGVEITSANDRSLADYSLSGKSTGVTFQLIAASGVQQFSNPVAALLNSGNVAVFGTAGGSVYQMQSATAASSKPTLRLSGSFPASATAIANYPSALEVFAVDGSGNLIHTNLLSESSGVWYGPFTIGTGYRGKPTVATAVLGTPFSNVIDVFVASVDNELVHFWYNTDQPWSGPEVLSSKYSIGSGGAPVLVKDGPSSLEVFFINASGILMHAGYPHPVAGAPLPTWWGPLSVLGYQNVSLRGTPTASLFTPGHPAGQKPIDVFAHGLDGHLHHAWYINNAWNGLEDLGAPATVSQPSNGVTFVGDPCLVENGPSALEVLSIGTDGNLYTTWWTAGSWHGPVSLGGDGQLVGSPSAVSANGQIWVVASAKDGTVFQIQYATQGTSSAWSGLVSLGGGLSFYTRTSKLHFDSQQQPLGQPPITDIVAAGSLSVQLNGFLPGLSVGQAVALTGQHPATDAAGVTGSEIVLLTGIAHHGGFTELQIASPGLQFSYIRNTLTLNINTVLATNGASIPVTEILGGGDATQANQSFVLSRTALTYVPAATATGSISTLTIRVNGIEWKEAPTLYDLGPNDRNYILREDDTGTVTVTFGDGICGARLPTGQNNISAQYRTGIGVAGNVAAGTLSVLQSRPPGLRSVNNAVPASGGADPQVLADARTNAPRTVLTLDRIVSVEDYENFAATFAGIGKAQAVLLPLSSAEFQVIHITLSGGGGAAVDATSDLFVSLAAAIDAMRDPGPFVHIRTYTPALFNLSAQLILDPAYIAADVLASAGAAVSTAFSFANRDFAQPVLAAEAIAILQAVEGVVAVELSLLRRNSGTYAPTDPLVMPVLVAAAAGIPAGSNPTTVSAVFAAITPAELLLLNPVGLTLTEKTS; via the coding sequence ATGAGCTGCGCGAACGGAGGCTGCACCTGCGGCTGCTGCACGGGGCTAGGGCCGGTCGCGGCGGTGACGAACCGTCCCGGCCTGCCTGCACTGTCCTATCGGATCGGAACTTATACAGACTTCTTCGCGCGCATGAGTGCGCAGATCGCCTCGCCAAGCCTGCTGGCTTCGCCACCGGAGAGCGGAGGGTGGCCGATCGCGCGCCTCTCCACTCGGTCCACGGACGATCCGGCGATTGCTCTGCTGGATGCATGGGCTGTGGTGCTGGACGTTCTGAGCTTCTATCAGGAGCGGATTGCGAACGAGGGGTTTCTACGCACGGCGACGGAGCGGCGCTCGGTGCTGGAGCTGGCGCGTGAGATTGGCTATGAGCTGGACCCGGGAGTGGCCGCGAGCACATATCTTTCCTTCCTGATCGAGGACGTGATCGGCACGCCTCCTCCTGTGTCGATTCCGCAGACGCCGCGAACGCCGAGCGCGCCGACGCAGGGTGGAGCCACTTACAATCTGGGCACGGTGCAGCTCGATGCGGGGACACAGGTGCAGAGCGTGCCGCCGCAGAACCAGTTGCCGCAGACGTTTGAGACGTCGTCGCCGCTGGCCGCGCGCACGGCATGGAACCTGGTGCTGCCGCGGATGACGCGGTTCGCGGATTATGCGTTGACCGCGACGGGCACGCTGGTGATGATCGACCTGCGTGTGAACTTTGCGCCGGGCACGCCTGTGGTGCAGTTGGACGGCACCAGTTGCTATTTGTTGAATGAGTCGACGCCGATGTTGCCCGCCGGAACGCAGGTGAACGCCGTGGGCGTGGATCACGTGTACGTCGATGGCGTGAGTACGGGCTTGAGCCTGGGTGATCTGCTGATGCTGGTGGGAGTGAACGGAAGCGGGCAGGTGGTGGCAGGCTTCCAGCATGTCTTTCAACTGACGGCGGATGTAGTGGCCGGGCGCACCCGCATCGACTTCGACAGCGCTCCTGCCGCCGATCCGGGATTCGCCCTGAAGAGTTTCCCCACGAACGCGGTGCCGGGAACTCCTCTGCCGTTGACCCAGGCCAACGTGGACAAGTACATCCTGCTGGCCTCCATCACAGAGTCCGACCTGCAGGCGCTGATCGGCATCAGCGGATGGGACCCGACGCAGTTGGCGACGATGGTGAACAGCGCTCCGGAGACGGGTGTTGCGGGGGCGATGGGGATCTACAGCTTCGGGTCGGAGGCTTCGTTCTTCGGGAACAATGCTCCGCTGTGGAAGTCACTGCCGAAGCCGGACTATCAGCGCAGCGACCCGTACCCTTCAAGCTGGGACGATCTGCATGGAGGCGCGGGACCTCTGATTACGCAGACCTCGCAGGGCTCGCTGTATGGCAACGGACTGGCATACCTGGAGAGGAGCATGACCGTCACGCCTGGGTCGCTGGGGGTGCTGGAAGATAACTCCGGAGATCTGGCTGGCGTAGAGATCACGTCGGCCAACGACCGCTCGCTCGCCGACTATAGCCTCTCGGGCAAGTCCACCGGCGTGACCTTTCAGTTGATCGCGGCATCGGGCGTGCAGCAGTTCAGCAATCCGGTTGCAGCCCTGCTGAACAGCGGCAACGTGGCGGTCTTCGGGACGGCGGGCGGCAGCGTGTACCAGATGCAGAGTGCGACGGCTGCATCGTCCAAGCCGACGCTTCGGCTCTCCGGCAGCTTTCCCGCATCGGCGACCGCTATTGCGAACTACCCCAGTGCGCTGGAGGTGTTCGCGGTGGACGGCTCGGGCAACCTTATACACACCAACCTGCTGAGTGAGTCGAGCGGCGTCTGGTACGGTCCGTTCACCATCGGCACGGGCTACCGCGGCAAGCCCACGGTGGCGACGGCGGTCCTGGGGACGCCGTTCAGCAATGTGATCGATGTGTTCGTAGCCAGCGTGGATAACGAGCTGGTGCACTTCTGGTACAACACCGACCAGCCGTGGTCCGGGCCGGAGGTTCTCTCCTCGAAGTACAGCATCGGGAGCGGAGGCGCGCCGGTGTTGGTGAAGGATGGACCATCCTCGCTGGAGGTCTTCTTCATCAACGCCTCCGGTATTTTGATGCACGCCGGATATCCCCACCCGGTTGCGGGAGCGCCGCTGCCGACGTGGTGGGGACCGCTGAGCGTGCTCGGCTACCAGAACGTCAGCCTGCGCGGAACGCCTACGGCCAGCCTGTTCACGCCGGGTCATCCTGCCGGGCAGAAGCCCATCGACGTGTTCGCGCATGGGCTGGACGGTCACCTGCATCACGCCTGGTACATCAATAACGCCTGGAATGGGCTGGAGGATCTGGGCGCGCCAGCGACTGTGTCGCAGCCCTCGAACGGCGTGACCTTTGTGGGTGATCCATGCTTAGTGGAGAACGGTCCCTCGGCGTTGGAGGTGCTTTCGATCGGTACGGATGGCAACCTGTACACCACTTGGTGGACTGCCGGGAGTTGGCATGGTCCGGTGAGCCTGGGCGGAGATGGCCAACTAGTGGGCTCGCCTTCGGCCGTATCGGCGAACGGACAGATATGGGTGGTGGCGTCCGCCAAGGACGGCACGGTCTTCCAGATTCAATACGCTACGCAGGGGACATCGAGCGCGTGGTCTGGACTGGTCTCGCTGGGTGGTGGATTGAGCTTCTACACGCGTACCTCTAAGCTGCACTTCGATAGTCAGCAGCAGCCGCTGGGGCAGCCGCCGATCACCGACATCGTCGCGGCTGGAAGCCTTTCAGTGCAACTGAATGGATTTCTGCCGGGGTTGAGCGTGGGGCAGGCTGTGGCGCTGACGGGGCAGCATCCCGCGACCGACGCGGCGGGTGTGACCGGCAGCGAGATCGTTCTGTTGACGGGGATCGCGCATCACGGTGGATTCACGGAGTTGCAGATTGCATCGCCGGGGCTTCAGTTCAGCTACATCCGCAACACGCTGACGCTGAATATCAACACGGTGCTTGCCACCAACGGCGCGAGTATTCCTGTGACCGAGATTCTGGGCGGTGGCGATGCGACGCAGGCGAACCAGAGCTTTGTGCTCTCGCGGACGGCGCTGACCTATGTGCCTGCGGCAACGGCTACAGGTAGTATCAGCACGCTGACGATTCGGGTAAACGGCATTGAGTGGAAGGAGGCTCCGACGCTGTACGATCTGGGGCCTAACGACCGTAACTACATCCTGCGTGAGGACGACACGGGTACGGTGACGGTGACGTTTGGCGATGGCATCTGCGGGGCGCGCCTGCCCACGGGGCAGAACAATATCTCCGCGCAGTACCGCACGGGCATCGGCGTTGCGGGCAACGTAGCGGCTGGAACGTTGAGCGTGTTGCAGTCGCGGCCGCCGGGGCTGCGCTCCGTCAATAACGCGGTGCCCGCAAGCGGAGGCGCAGACCCGCAGGTGCTGGCCGACGCGCGGACGAATGCGCCGCGCACCGTGCTGACGCTGGATCGCATCGTCTCCGTGGAGGACTATGAGAACTTTGCCGCGACCTTTGCGGGGATCGGCAAGGCCCAGGCAGTTTTGCTTCCGCTGTCGAGTGCGGAGTTCCAGGTGATTCACATCACGCTCTCAGGTGGCGGCGGCGCTGCCGTCGACGCTACTTCGGACCTGTTTGTGTCGCTGGCCGCTGCGATTGATGCGATGCGCGATCCCGGCCCCTTTGTGCATATCCGCACGTATACCCCGGCGCTCTTCAACCTGTCGGCGCAGCTCATTCTTGATCCGGCTTACATTGCGGCGGATGTGCTGGCGAGTGCGGGGGCGGCGGTGAGCACGGCCTTCAGCTTCGCCAATCGCGACTTCGCGCAGCCGGTGCTGGCGGCCGAGGCGATTGCAATCCTGCAGGCGGTGGAGGGCGTGGTGGCGGTGGAGCTATCTCTGCTGCGACGGAACTCGGGCACGTATGCACCGACGGACCCGCTGGTGATGCCGGTGCTGGTGGCCGCGGCCGCGGGCATTCCTGCCGGATCGAATCCCACCACGGTTTCTGCTGTATTCGCGGCCATTACACCGGCGGAGCTGCTGCTGCTGAATCCGGTGGGTCTCACGCTTACGGAGAAGACATCATGA
- a CDS encoding putative baseplate assembly protein: MAANVYTCGNALRRGKVLEAGTLNGIDFLEVMDSAAVTFGLPRQTTLLLYFLHPVTGLSAANFVLSGGVRTTDTSILWAFRADAMPTDVVTAAQAAAFAALDGADRILVLRSNGTGDFSTYTLSLVRSAGQTAAPDGFDPRLASVDFSFKVECPSDFDCATDTECAPATPTDLPIDYLAKDYASFRQLMLDRMATTIPNWTERSPADLGVALVETLAYAADRLSYFQDAVATEAYLGTARRRVSVRRHAVLLGYAMHDGCNARVWVFVEVMPSMGIAYIYGPGHAALPVTLFVTQSSLPLGQVSRTDALTAVSTGAALPFQALHDLKAYSANNQILIYTWSDTGCCLPVGSTSATLRDDGSEAVVLAAGDALLLEEIISPVTGAAADVDASHRCVVRLTTVTPSMDPLTGTRLLEVTWAAADALTFSLCLSASVEALGDAMLTDLSVARGNMVLADHGVTVEDEALQPAVVPSTGVYRPVLANTGLTFQVPYDDAAARSSAVSTLQTMDPRVALPAITLQGSESVWQPVDNLLNATPFEQSFVVETEDDGSATLRFGDGTLGELPESDMTATYRIGNGSEGNVGAGSISNVTATAVASVRNPLAAAGGVDPEPTDQVRLYAPQAFRVQQRAVTPQDYADIAGQRADVQKAMATRRWTGSWYTMFVTVERASAVAVDATFEKDVAAYLEPFRLMGYDIEVLPPVFVPLDIAFSVCVKSGYLSSSVEAALYQSFSSKRMANGQTGFFYPANFTFGQTVYLSTLIARAMQVPGVQWINTDPADPRNRFQRWGQAAAGELQAGEIRFSDLEIAQLSNDPSSPEDGRIVFTMMGGL, translated from the coding sequence ATGGCTGCGAATGTGTACACCTGCGGGAACGCACTGCGCCGCGGCAAGGTGCTGGAGGCCGGAACCCTCAACGGGATCGATTTCCTTGAGGTGATGGACTCGGCTGCGGTGACGTTTGGACTGCCTCGGCAGACCACGCTGCTGTTGTATTTTCTGCATCCGGTCACAGGGTTGTCCGCAGCGAACTTTGTGCTCAGCGGCGGTGTGCGGACCACCGATACCTCGATCCTATGGGCTTTCCGCGCAGACGCAATGCCGACGGATGTAGTGACCGCAGCGCAGGCAGCAGCGTTTGCGGCGCTGGATGGGGCGGACCGCATCCTGGTCCTGCGGAGCAATGGAACCGGCGATTTTTCGACCTACACACTCTCGCTGGTGCGCAGCGCCGGACAGACGGCCGCGCCCGATGGATTCGATCCCAGGCTGGCTTCGGTCGATTTTTCCTTCAAGGTAGAGTGCCCTTCGGACTTTGATTGTGCGACGGACACGGAGTGCGCTCCTGCAACGCCAACTGACTTGCCGATCGACTACCTGGCGAAGGACTACGCCTCATTCCGGCAGCTAATGCTGGATCGTATGGCGACGACGATTCCGAACTGGACTGAGCGGAGCCCTGCGGACCTGGGCGTGGCGCTGGTGGAGACGCTGGCGTATGCGGCGGATCGGCTGTCGTACTTTCAGGATGCGGTGGCCACGGAGGCTTACCTTGGAACGGCGCGACGCCGTGTGTCCGTCCGTCGGCACGCGGTGCTGCTGGGCTACGCAATGCACGATGGCTGCAACGCGCGCGTGTGGGTCTTCGTGGAGGTAATGCCGTCCATGGGCATCGCCTACATCTATGGGCCGGGACATGCGGCGCTGCCCGTGACGCTGTTCGTGACGCAGTCGAGCCTGCCTCTGGGGCAGGTGAGCCGAACCGATGCGCTGACCGCGGTGAGCACGGGCGCGGCGTTGCCCTTCCAGGCGCTGCATGACCTGAAGGCGTACTCGGCAAATAACCAGATTCTGATCTACACGTGGAGCGATACGGGCTGCTGCCTGCCCGTGGGCTCGACGTCTGCGACGCTGCGGGACGACGGCTCAGAGGCGGTGGTGCTGGCGGCGGGCGATGCGTTGTTGCTGGAGGAGATCATCAGTCCGGTCACTGGCGCAGCAGCAGATGTGGATGCCTCGCACCGTTGCGTAGTCCGGCTCACCACGGTCACGCCGAGCATGGACCCGCTGACGGGAACGCGCCTGCTGGAGGTGACGTGGGCCGCTGCGGATGCGCTGACCTTTTCACTGTGCCTCTCTGCGTCGGTGGAGGCACTTGGCGACGCGATGCTGACTGACCTGAGCGTGGCTCGCGGCAACATGGTGCTCGCGGATCATGGCGTGACGGTGGAGGACGAGGCGCTGCAGCCCGCGGTGGTTCCGTCGACCGGCGTGTACCGGCCGGTGCTGGCGAACACGGGGCTTACCTTTCAGGTGCCCTATGACGATGCGGCGGCGAGGTCGAGTGCAGTCTCGACACTGCAGACGATGGACCCGCGCGTAGCACTCCCGGCCATCACGCTGCAGGGCAGTGAGAGTGTCTGGCAGCCCGTGGACAACCTGTTGAACGCGACGCCGTTCGAGCAGAGCTTCGTAGTGGAGACGGAGGATGACGGGTCTGCCACGTTGCGCTTCGGAGACGGCACACTGGGCGAGCTGCCGGAGAGCGACATGACGGCGACCTATCGCATTGGTAACGGGAGCGAGGGCAACGTGGGCGCAGGCTCCATCTCTAACGTGACTGCAACCGCTGTTGCCAGCGTGCGCAATCCTCTAGCGGCCGCGGGCGGCGTCGATCCCGAGCCGACGGACCAGGTGCGGCTGTATGCGCCGCAGGCCTTCCGCGTGCAGCAGCGGGCCGTGACGCCGCAGGACTATGCGGACATCGCAGGGCAGCGTGCGGATGTGCAGAAGGCCATGGCCACACGGCGTTGGACCGGAAGCTGGTACACGATGTTCGTCACCGTGGAACGCGCGAGTGCGGTGGCGGTGGATGCGACCTTTGAGAAGGATGTGGCTGCCTATCTCGAACCCTTCCGCCTGATGGGCTACGACATCGAGGTGTTGCCGCCGGTCTTTGTGCCGCTCGATATCGCCTTCAGCGTGTGCGTCAAGAGCGGATATCTCAGCAGCAGCGTGGAGGCGGCGCTGTATCAGAGCTTCAGCAGCAAGCGGATGGCGAATGGACAGACAGGGTTCTTCTACCCGGCGAACTTCACCTTTGGACAGACGGTGTATCTCAGTACCCTGATCGCCCGGGCGATGCAGGTGCCGGGCGTGCAGTGGATCAACACCGATCCGGCAGACCCGCGCAATCGCTTTCAGCGCTGGGGACAGGCCGCGGCGGGCGAGCTGCAGGCGGGCGAGATCCGTTTTTCGGATCTGGAGATTGCGCAGCTAAGTAACGATCCCAGTTCACCCGAAGACGGCCGCATCGTCTTCACCATGATGGGGGGCCTATGA
- a CDS encoding GPW/gp25 family protein — MPTNISFPFRIDGRGRTSDPMTQDQHVRDMIEQVLFTTPGERANRPDFGSGLLQAVFAPGSNEFAAALQFLVQGGLQQWLGDVVQVQSVDVSTEDTTLTVLVSYVLRNTQTVQVAEFVRGL, encoded by the coding sequence ATGCCGACCAACATCAGCTTCCCCTTTCGCATCGATGGCCGCGGACGTACCTCCGATCCGATGACGCAGGATCAGCATGTGAGAGACATGATCGAGCAGGTGCTGTTCACCACGCCGGGCGAGCGTGCGAACCGCCCGGACTTCGGCAGCGGCTTGTTGCAGGCGGTCTTTGCGCCGGGCAGTAATGAATTTGCAGCGGCGCTGCAGTTCCTGGTGCAGGGCGGCCTGCAGCAGTGGCTGGGCGATGTCGTGCAGGTGCAGAGTGTCGATGTATCCACCGAGGACACCACGCTGACCGTGCTGGTTAGTTATGTCCTGCGCAACACGCAGACGGTGCAGGTGGCTGAATTTGTGAGGGGGCTCTGA
- a CDS encoding phage baseplate assembly protein V, whose translation MSSGAKFFGKYRGTVINNVDPMQMCRIQAMVPDVSNYIPTSFAMPCLPLAGMQMGHFVLPQIGAGVWIEFEQGDPDYPIWTGCFWGSAAEVPALALAGNPASPNIVLQSSLQNAVIVSDLPGPTGGIMLKSTTGASIIVNDTGIYIQNGKGASIVMVGPSVTVNQGALTVI comes from the coding sequence ATGAGCAGCGGAGCAAAATTCTTCGGCAAGTATCGCGGCACGGTCATCAACAACGTCGATCCGATGCAGATGTGCCGCATCCAGGCGATGGTGCCCGATGTGTCGAACTACATTCCTACCAGCTTTGCCATGCCATGCCTGCCGCTGGCGGGGATGCAGATGGGCCACTTCGTCCTGCCGCAGATTGGAGCTGGCGTGTGGATCGAATTCGAGCAGGGCGATCCGGATTATCCCATTTGGACGGGGTGCTTCTGGGGCTCGGCCGCGGAGGTGCCTGCTCTCGCGCTTGCGGGCAATCCGGCGAGCCCGAACATTGTGCTGCAAAGCAGCCTGCAGAACGCAGTGATCGTCAGCGACCTGCCGGGGCCGACGGGCGGCATCATGCTGAAGTCGACTACCGGGGCTTCGATCATCGTGAACGATACGGGGATCTACATTCAGAACGGCAAGGGCGCAAGCATCGTCATGGTGGGTCCATCCGTGACCGTCAACCAGGGCGCGCTCACGGTGATCTAG
- a CDS encoding LysM domain-containing protein, whose translation MSTSQQAIFQYLGLNTSLFPTGSRYAGIDTGTLTTNTGRSIAYVQRRFLPKASTLAVLQQYTVAQGDRLDNIAYSTLGDPGLFWQLCDANTAMRPSELEVQGRTLNVTLPQGTPGARNA comes from the coding sequence ATGAGCACATCGCAACAAGCCATCTTTCAGTACCTGGGGTTGAACACGAGCTTGTTCCCCACCGGGAGCAGATATGCGGGGATCGATACAGGAACGCTGACAACGAACACGGGCCGCAGCATCGCATACGTGCAGCGGCGCTTTCTACCGAAGGCATCGACGCTTGCCGTGTTGCAGCAGTACACCGTGGCGCAGGGAGATCGACTGGACAATATTGCCTATTCAACCCTGGGCGATCCCGGACTCTTCTGGCAGTTGTGCGATGCGAATACGGCGATGCGGCCTTCGGAGCTTGAGGTGCAGGGACGAACGCTGAACGTGACTCTGCCGCAGGGCACGCCGGGGGCGCGCAATGCTTAG